Genomic segment of Syntrophorhabdaceae bacterium:
AGCATGCGGAGCCTCTCTTCGGCGTGCTTGCGCTCGGTAATGTCCTGCATGCTGACCAGCGCCATGGGTCGTCCCTTGATTTCCAGTCTTGTTGTCGAGAGGAGAAAAATTGTACTCTGTGCCTGTCTTTTATTCGAGAAGGACATGTTTATTTCTACCTCTTTGCAATCGCGGCCAGTTTCGATTGTGTTTAATGCGGTAAGGCGGAGCATGCATTCCCTGCAGAAAGGACCGAAGCCACAGCCTTTCGGGCTATCAAGGGCATGGATACAATTCAGAGCCTCCCCGCAACGCATGTTTATCGTCTCATCCTCGGCCCTGCCCACAAAGTTGGACGTAAAGGCGTTTGTTTTGCGAATCTTCCACTCTTTATCCACAAGCATCATGATGAGCGGTGCATTATCGTAGATCGACCTTAACTCTTTCTCCTGATTTCTGATGGCTTTTTCTGTTCGTTTGCTAGCTGTGATATCTGTAACCATGGCAAAGAATCCCTGGACATCTCTCCTCGTATCTATATCAGGAATATATTCGCCGTGCACCCATCGTTCCCCACCGAGTGCATAGTCAAGAAGAGTTTCAAAAGATGCCTGCCTTCCCGATAGTGCAGATTCCATATAAGGCTTGACCTTCTCATGGGCGCGCAGGCCGAGGACTTCTTGGTAGTGTTTTCCCGTAATTTCAGTTACCGGGATGCCAAACCATTCTTCGTAACGCTTATTGGCAAAGCGGTAAAAACCGTTCTTGTCTATGTAGGATACAAATGCGGGAACATTATCAGTAATTACGCGGATTGTTTCTTCGCTTTTTCTCAAAGCATCTTCAATCTTATTGCGTTCGGTGATGTCCCGGATGGCGGCGAGGTGCGACTTCCGCCCCTTCCACATTAGATGGGTGGCGGTGATCTCAACGGGGAAGACGGCACCATCCTTTTTCCTGTGATACCGGAGGGGGACCACGGTCATCTCTTTCAGCGTTGCTTCCCGCGTCCTTTCCGGCTCAGCGGATACATCTCTGTGGTTCATCGAAAGGAGTTCTTCCCTGCTGTAGCCATAGAGAGATGATGCGGCCTTGTTGACCTCGAGGATCTGTCCTGTTTCGTTGTCGATGAGAAAAATAGCGTCAGAAACGAGATTGAAGATCAATCTGTATTGTTCCTCGCTCTCCTGAATTGCAGACTGGTTTTTTTCTGCGTTTCCCGGTGTGGATTTTGATGATCTTTTTTCCATGCTTCCCCTTTTTATTGCGTATTCCGATCCAACCCGACCACCGAATATGATTGAAGCCGACCACCCATTATGATCCAAGCCGACCACCCATTATGATGGACCCGGCCACCCCGGGCAAGCTGTCAGAGACGCTGGATAAAATCTACAGGATGCCGTTACACTTCTTCAAAAATTATGGAAGGAGCATCAATGGCATTCAGGAGGTTATCTATGCGAAAGTTAAAAGAAATGTTCAGGCTCTGCTTAGGAACAGGATTATCGGTACGACAGGCGGCAAAAAGCTTATGTGTCGGCAGAACCACCGTCAGGGATTACCTCGAACGGGCAAGAAAGGCAGGCCTCAGTTGGCCCCTGCCGGAGGATCTGGATGAGGCTGCTTTAGAGAATCTCCTCTTTCCCTCCAGCATTCCGTTATCGGTAGAAAAACGGAACATGCCGCCCTTCGAGTACATCCACAAGGAGCTTGCCAGAAAGGGGGTCACCCTTCAACTGCTCTGGCACGAATACCGGGAGAACAATCCTGAGGGTTACCAGTACAGTCAGTTCTGTCTTCGTTACCGGGCATGGAAAAAGACGCTCGACATCTCCTTCCGTAACGACTACAAGGCAG
This window contains:
- a CDS encoding PAS domain S-box protein — translated: MEKRSSKSTPGNAEKNQSAIQESEEQYRLIFNLVSDAIFLIDNETGQILEVNKAASSLYGYSREELLSMNHRDVSAEPERTREATLKEMTVVPLRYHRKKDGAVFPVEITATHLMWKGRKSHLAAIRDITERNKIEDALRKSEETIRVITDNVPAFVSYIDKNGFYRFANKRYEEWFGIPVTEITGKHYQEVLGLRAHEKVKPYMESALSGRQASFETLLDYALGGERWVHGEYIPDIDTRRDVQGFFAMVTDITASKRTEKAIRNQEKELRSIYDNAPLIMMLVDKEWKIRKTNAFTSNFVGRAEDETINMRCGEALNCIHALDSPKGCGFGPFCRECMLRLTALNTIETGRDCKEVEINMSFSNKRQAQSTIFLLSTTRLEIKGRPMALVSMQDITERKHAEERLRMLLYELEGKNRELIKAYEELKMSESMLVQSKKMASLGQLSAGIAHELKNPLSIILQGIAYVQSSVEDGTLIDACDRIKKSAIRADLVIQNLLSFSRQEPPSFTEDDINALIEEALTMVEHQMSLRNIQVIRNYFLHIPKVRVDSNQIKEVFINIFINAADAMKYGGTITLTTKAGIDKDGEPCVRAVIEDTGTGIPDEILKNVFDPFFTTKTDSEGTGLGLSITKGIVERHHGSIAISSEEGKGTTVTITLPCNPFEKESHYNG